A window of the Pseudomonas sp. B21_DOA genome harbors these coding sequences:
- a CDS encoding methyltransferase domain-containing protein: MLACPICSEPLNAVDNGVVCPAGHRFDRARQGYLNLLPVQHKNSRDPGDNQAMVEARRDFLNAGHYAPVARRLAELAASYAPERWVDIGCGEGYYTAQIAEALPTADGYALDISREAVKRACKRNPAITWLIASMARVPLASGSCQFLASVFSPLDWEEAKRLLSVGGGLMKVGPTRGHLMELRERLYDEVREYTDDKHLALVPAGMALAHSETLEFKLTLDKPEDRANLLAMTPHGWRASAERRAAVIEQAEPFETTVSMRYDYFVLQ; encoded by the coding sequence ATGCTTGCTTGCCCGATCTGCAGTGAACCGCTGAACGCGGTGGATAACGGCGTGGTCTGCCCCGCCGGACATCGGTTCGACCGTGCGCGTCAGGGGTACCTGAATTTGCTGCCAGTGCAGCACAAGAACAGCCGCGACCCGGGCGACAATCAGGCCATGGTCGAGGCGCGGCGTGATTTCCTCAACGCCGGGCATTACGCGCCGGTGGCCAGGCGTCTGGCTGAACTGGCGGCGAGCTATGCGCCAGAGCGCTGGGTCGACATCGGTTGTGGCGAGGGCTACTACACCGCGCAAATCGCCGAGGCTTTGCCGACCGCTGACGGCTATGCGCTGGATATATCCCGCGAAGCGGTCAAGCGCGCCTGCAAACGCAATCCGGCGATCACCTGGTTGATCGCCAGCATGGCCCGCGTGCCATTGGCGTCAGGCAGTTGCCAGTTTCTCGCCAGCGTCTTCAGTCCGCTGGACTGGGAGGAAGCCAAGCGTCTGCTTAGCGTCGGCGGCGGGCTGATGAAAGTCGGCCCGACCCGTGGCCATCTGATGGAATTGCGCGAGCGCCTGTACGACGAAGTGCGCGAGTACACCGACGACAAGCACCTGGCTCTGGTGCCGGCAGGCATGGCCTTGGCGCACAGCGAAACCCTGGAATTCAAGCTGACTCTGGACAAGCCCGAGGACCGCGCCAACCTGTTGGCGATGACGCCTCACGGCTGGCGTGCCAGTGCCGAGCGTCGTGCGGCAGTGATCGAACAGGCCGAGCCGTTCGAGACCACCGTGTCGATGCGCTACGATTATTTCGTTCTTCAATAA
- the map gene encoding type I methionyl aminopeptidase, with the protein MTVNLKTPEDIAGMRVAGKLAADVLEMIAEHVKPGVTTDQLNQICHDYIVNVQQAIPAPLNYKGYPKSICTSINHVVCHGIPNDKPLKNGDTLNIDVTVIKDGYHGDTSRMFHVGEVPVWAERLSQVTQECMYKAIEIVKPGCRLGDIGEVIQKHAEKNGFSVVREFCGHGIGKVFHEEPQILHYGRAGTGMELKAGMTFTIEPMINQGKADTKVLGDGWTAITKDRKLSAQWEHTLLVTDTGYEIFTLRSDDTIPRISA; encoded by the coding sequence ATGACCGTCAACCTCAAAACACCCGAGGACATCGCTGGCATGCGTGTCGCCGGTAAACTGGCCGCCGATGTGCTGGAAATGATTGCCGAACATGTCAAACCGGGCGTGACCACTGATCAGCTCAACCAGATCTGCCATGACTACATCGTCAATGTGCAGCAGGCCATCCCTGCCCCGCTCAACTACAAAGGCTATCCGAAGTCGATCTGCACCTCGATCAACCATGTGGTCTGCCACGGCATCCCGAATGACAAGCCGCTGAAAAACGGCGACACGCTGAACATCGACGTCACGGTGATCAAGGACGGCTACCACGGCGACACCAGCCGCATGTTCCACGTCGGCGAAGTGCCGGTCTGGGCCGAGCGCCTGTCGCAAGTCACCCAGGAATGCATGTACAAGGCGATCGAGATCGTCAAACCCGGCTGCCGCCTTGGCGATATCGGTGAAGTGATCCAGAAGCACGCGGAAAAGAACGGCTTCTCGGTGGTGCGTGAGTTCTGCGGCCACGGCATCGGCAAGGTCTTCCACGAAGAACCGCAGATCCTGCACTACGGCCGCGCCGGCACTGGCATGGAACTGAAGGCTGGCATGACCTTCACCATCGAGCCGATGATCAACCAGGGCAAGGCTGACACCAAGGTACTCGGCGACGGCTGGACCGCAATCACCAAGGACCGCAAGCTTTCGGCCCAGTGGGAACACACGCTGCTGGTGACCGACACCGGCTACGAGATCTTCACCTTGCGCAGCGATGACACCATCCCGCGCATCTCGGCCTGA
- a CDS encoding ArsC family reductase — MAVSSKTLHLFGIKACDTMKKARTWLDEHAVSYDFHDYKTAGIDREHLSQWCDEHGWQTVLNRAGTTFRKLDDERKADLDQSKAIELMLAQPSMIKRPVLDLGDRTLIGFKPDIYAAALK; from the coding sequence TTGGCCGTTTCAAGTAAAACGTTGCACCTTTTCGGCATCAAAGCCTGCGACACCATGAAAAAGGCGCGCACCTGGCTTGATGAACACGCTGTCAGCTATGACTTTCACGATTACAAGACCGCCGGCATTGACCGTGAGCACCTGAGCCAATGGTGCGACGAGCACGGCTGGCAAACCGTGTTGAACCGCGCCGGCACGACCTTTCGCAAACTCGACGACGAACGCAAAGCCGATCTCGACCAGTCGAAAGCCATCGAACTGATGCTCGCGCAACCCTCGATGATCAAGCGCCCGGTGCTCGATCTCGGTGATCGAACCCTGATTGGCTTCAAGCCAGATATCTACGCGGCTGCTCTGAAGTAA
- a CDS encoding YbaY family lipoprotein, with the protein MKKLLTLAAATLLSACQSTTPAGKASLDGEVFYLQRIALPPSATLSVSLQDVSLADAPAVVLDQQKGPIKGQVPLPFHLSYDPAQVKSGHRYSISARIEVNGELMFITTENHAVQLDGNDPQPLKIRVDAVR; encoded by the coding sequence ATGAAAAAACTGCTGACCCTCGCCGCCGCCACCCTCCTCAGCGCCTGCCAATCAACCACCCCTGCCGGCAAGGCCAGCCTCGACGGCGAAGTCTTCTACCTGCAACGCATCGCCCTGCCCCCGAGCGCGACTTTGAGCGTGAGCCTGCAGGATGTGTCGCTGGCCGATGCGCCAGCCGTCGTCCTCGACCAACAGAAAGGCCCAATCAAAGGGCAGGTGCCGCTGCCGTTTCATTTGAGCTACGATCCGGCGCAGGTCAAATCCGGCCACCGTTACTCCATCAGCGCACGCATTGAAGTCAACGGCGAGCTGATGTTCATCACCACCGAAAACCACGCCGTGCAACTCGACGGCAACGACCCGCAGCCGCTGAAAATCCGCGTCGACGCCGTTCGTTAA
- the dapE gene encoding succinyl-diaminopimelate desuccinylase, with translation MTAHADLSPTLQLAIDLIRRPSVTPVDADCQKQMMQRLGDAGFTLEPMRIEDVDNFWATHGNDDGPVLCFAGHTDVVPTGPVTAWQIDPFNAMIDEHGMLCGRGAADMKGSLASMTVAAERFVADYPNHKGKVAFLITSDEEGPAHHGTKAVVERLVARNERLDWCIVGEPSSTTLVGDVVKNGRRGSLGAKLTVKGVQGHVAYPHLAKNPIHLAAPALAELAAEHWDHGNDFFPPTSFQISNLNSGTGATNVIPGDLVAVFNFRFSTESTVEGLQKRVADILDKHGLDWHIDWALSGLPFLTEPGALLDAVSSSIKDITGRETKASTSGGTSDGRFIATMGTQVVELGPVNATIHQVNERVLAADLDVLTEIYYQTMIKLLA, from the coding sequence ATGACGGCCCACGCCGACCTATCGCCGACCCTTCAACTGGCCATCGACCTGATCCGCCGTCCTTCCGTGACCCCGGTCGACGCTGACTGCCAGAAGCAGATGATGCAGCGCCTGGGCGATGCCGGTTTTACCCTGGAGCCGATGCGCATCGAAGATGTGGATAACTTCTGGGCCACTCATGGCAACGACGACGGCCCGGTGCTGTGCTTCGCCGGTCACACCGACGTGGTGCCGACCGGCCCGGTTACCGCATGGCAGATCGATCCGTTCAACGCCATGATCGACGAACACGGCATGCTCTGCGGCCGTGGCGCGGCGGACATGAAAGGCAGCCTGGCATCGATGACCGTCGCCGCTGAACGCTTTGTTGCCGATTACCCGAACCATAAAGGCAAGGTCGCTTTCCTGATCACCAGCGACGAAGAAGGCCCGGCGCATCACGGCACCAAGGCTGTGGTCGAGCGTCTGGTCGCGCGCAACGAGCGTCTGGACTGGTGCATCGTTGGCGAACCGTCGAGTACCACGCTGGTCGGCGATGTGGTGAAAAACGGCCGTCGCGGCTCCCTCGGTGCCAAGCTCACGGTCAAAGGTGTGCAGGGCCACGTGGCCTACCCGCATCTGGCGAAGAACCCGATTCACCTCGCTGCTCCGGCGCTGGCCGAACTTGCCGCCGAGCATTGGGACCACGGCAACGACTTCTTCCCGCCAACCAGTTTCCAGATTTCCAACCTCAATTCCGGCACCGGCGCGACCAACGTGATTCCCGGTGATCTGGTGGCGGTGTTCAACTTCCGCTTCTCCACCGAATCGACCGTCGAAGGCCTGCAGAAGCGCGTTGCCGATATCCTCGACAAGCATGGCCTGGACTGGCACATCGATTGGGCGCTGTCCGGCCTGCCGTTCCTCACCGAACCGGGTGCGCTGCTCGATGCGGTGTCGTCGAGCATCAAAGACATCACCGGTCGCGAGACCAAAGCATCGACCAGCGGCGGCACCTCCGATGGCCGTTTCATCGCGACCATGGGCACGCAGGTGGTTGAACTGGGCCCGGTCAACGCGACCATCCACCAGGTCAATGAGCGCGTGCTGGCGGCGGATCTCGACGTACTGACCGAGATCTACTACCAGACAATGATCAAGTTGCTCGCCTGA
- a CDS encoding glycosyltransferase, producing MSSRKFGLNLVVVLAIAALFTGFWALVNRPVTAPNWPQQISGFSYSPFQQGQFPQKDQYPSDDEMRRDLEIMSKLTDNIRIYSVDGSLGDIPKLAEEFGLRVTLGIWISPDQERNEREITKAIELANTSRSVVRVVVGNEALFREEITPEALIVLLDRVRAAVKVPVTTSEQWHIWEKYPQLAKHVDLIAAHVLPYWEFIPVDKAGQFVFDRARDLKKLFPKKPLLLSEVGWPSNGRMRGGADASPADQAIYLRTLVNKLNRQGFNYFVIEAFDQPWKASDEGSVGAYWGVFNAARQQKFNFEGPVVAIPQWRVLAIGSVVLALLSLTLLMIDGSALRQRGRTFLTFIAFLCGSVLVYIGYDYSQQYSTWFSLTVGFLLALGALGVFIVLLTEAHELAEAVWIHKRRREFLPVLGDSDYRPKVSIHVPCYNEPPEMVKQTLDALAALDYPDFEVLIIDNNTKDPAVWEPVRDYCATLGPRFKFFHVSPLAGFKGGALNYLIPHTAKDAEVIAVIDSDYCVHPNWLKHMVPHFADPKIAVVQSPQDYRDQNESTFKKLCYAEYKGFFHIGMVTRNDRDAIIQHGTMTMTRRSVLEELGWADWCICEDAELGLRVFEKGLSAAYYHDSYGKGLMPDTFIDFKKQRFRWAYGAIQIIKRHTRSLLRGKDTELTRGQRYHFLAGWLPWVADGMNIFFTVGALLWSAAMIIVPQRVDPPLLIFAIPPLALFVFKVGKIIFLYRRAVGVNLKDAFCAALAGLALSHTIAKAVLYGFFTSSIPFFRTPKNADNHGFWVAISEAREELFIMLLLWGAALGIFLVQGIPSNDMRFWVTMLLVQSLPYLAALIMAFLSSLPKPAAKAEPVPVV from the coding sequence ATGTCATCGCGTAAATTTGGACTCAACCTGGTGGTGGTGCTGGCCATCGCTGCCTTGTTCACCGGTTTCTGGGCGCTGGTCAATCGCCCGGTCACGGCGCCGAACTGGCCGCAGCAAATCTCCGGCTTCTCGTATTCGCCATTCCAGCAGGGGCAATTCCCTCAGAAGGATCAGTATCCGTCTGACGATGAAATGCGCCGTGACCTGGAAATCATGAGCAAGCTGACCGACAACATCCGGATCTATTCGGTCGACGGTTCGCTGGGAGACATCCCGAAACTGGCGGAGGAATTCGGCCTGCGTGTCACCCTCGGTATCTGGATCAGCCCGGATCAGGAACGCAACGAACGGGAAATCACCAAAGCCATCGAACTGGCCAATACCTCGCGCAGCGTCGTGCGCGTGGTGGTCGGCAACGAAGCGCTGTTTCGCGAAGAGATCACCCCTGAGGCCTTGATCGTTCTGCTGGATCGGGTGCGCGCTGCGGTCAAAGTACCGGTGACCACCTCCGAGCAATGGCACATCTGGGAGAAATATCCGCAACTGGCCAAGCACGTTGACCTGATCGCCGCCCACGTCCTGCCCTACTGGGAATTCATTCCGGTCGACAAGGCTGGCCAGTTCGTCTTCGACCGCGCCCGCGATCTGAAGAAACTGTTTCCGAAAAAACCGCTGCTGCTCTCCGAGGTCGGCTGGCCGAGCAACGGTCGCATGCGCGGTGGCGCCGATGCCTCGCCGGCGGATCAGGCAATTTATCTGCGCACGCTGGTTAACAAGCTCAATCGCCAAGGCTTCAACTACTTCGTGATCGAAGCGTTCGATCAGCCGTGGAAGGCCAGCGATGAAGGTTCGGTCGGCGCCTACTGGGGCGTGTTCAATGCCGCGCGCCAGCAGAAATTCAATTTCGAAGGCCCGGTGGTGGCGATTCCGCAATGGCGCGTGCTGGCCATCGGCTCGGTGGTGCTGGCGCTGCTGTCGCTGACCCTGCTGATGATCGACGGCTCGGCGCTGCGCCAGCGCGGTCGCACGTTTCTGACCTTTATCGCGTTCCTCTGCGGTTCGGTGCTGGTGTACATCGGCTACGACTACAGCCAGCAATACAGCACGTGGTTCAGCCTCACGGTCGGATTCCTCTTGGCGCTCGGTGCGCTCGGGGTCTTCATCGTGCTGCTCACCGAGGCCCATGAACTGGCCGAAGCGGTGTGGATTCACAAGCGCCGTCGGGAATTCCTGCCAGTGCTGGGCGATTCCGATTATCGACCGAAAGTGTCGATCCACGTGCCCTGCTACAACGAGCCGCCAGAGATGGTCAAACAGACCCTCGACGCCCTCGCCGCACTCGATTATCCGGACTTCGAAGTCCTGATAATCGACAACAACACCAAGGACCCGGCGGTGTGGGAACCGGTACGCGATTACTGCGCAACCCTCGGCCCGCGCTTCAAGTTCTTCCACGTTTCGCCGCTGGCCGGTTTCAAGGGCGGCGCGCTGAATTACCTGATTCCGCACACCGCCAAGGATGCCGAAGTCATTGCCGTGATCGACTCCGATTACTGCGTGCATCCGAACTGGCTCAAGCACATGGTGCCGCACTTCGCCGACCCGAAAATCGCCGTGGTGCAGTCGCCGCAGGATTATCGCGACCAGAACGAAAGCACTTTCAAAAAACTGTGCTACGCCGAATACAAAGGCTTCTTCCACATCGGCATGGTCACCCGCAACGACCGTGACGCGATCATTCAGCACGGCACCATGACCATGACCCGCCGTTCGGTACTGGAAGAGTTGGGCTGGGCTGACTGGTGCATCTGTGAAGACGCCGAACTCGGTCTGCGCGTGTTCGAGAAAGGCCTGTCGGCGGCGTATTACCACGACAGCTACGGCAAGGGCCTGATGCCGGATACCTTCATCGACTTCAAGAAACAGCGTTTCCGTTGGGCCTACGGCGCGATCCAAATCATCAAGCGCCACACCCGCAGCCTGCTGCGCGGCAAGGACACCGAACTGACTCGCGGTCAGCGTTATCACTTCCTCGCCGGTTGGCTGCCGTGGGTCGCTGATGGCATGAACATCTTCTTCACCGTCGGCGCGTTACTGTGGTCGGCGGCGATGATCATCGTGCCGCAACGGGTCGATCCGCCGTTGCTGATTTTCGCGATCCCGCCGCTGGCGCTGTTCGTGTTCAAGGTTGGCAAGATCATCTTCCTCTACCGTCGCGCCGTCGGTGTGAATCTGAAGGATGCGTTCTGCGCAGCACTGGCCGGCCTGGCGTTGTCGCACACCATCGCCAAAGCGGTGCTGTACGGTTTCTTCACCAGCAGCATTCCGTTTTTCCGCACGCCGAAAAACGCCGACAACCACGGTTTCTGGGTGGCGATCAGCGAGGCTCGCGAAGAGCTGTTCATTATGCTGTTGCTGTGGGGCGCGGCGCTGGGGATCTTCCTGGTGCAGGGCATTCCGAGCAATGACATGCGCTTCTGGGTGACCATGTTGCTGGTGCAGTCGCTGCCGTATCTGGCGGCGCTGATCATGGCGTTCCTGTCGTCGCTGCCCAAACCTGCGGCCAAAGCTGAGCCGGTGCCGGTCGTCTAA
- a CDS encoding Fic family protein, protein MFRTNDEVVVQDGSGNTVHRPPPAAGLVARLARLSAWINRPAASILDKNYLHPLIKAVTLHFAMGYEHPFRDGNGRVARALFYWFMFKHEFAAFRYIAISLLLRNAPVKYGRSYLHTEADELDLTYFIEFQCAVILRAVVGFTTVYRKSLADTQDFERWLTSSGVIAQLTERQRALYQVAKSGEAKEFTASNVAENFSCSGSEAASILEGLEQLQIFVKRTLGRETVFFLRGLLGGEEHRGELIRPGVMTS, encoded by the coding sequence TTGTTTCGGACCAATGATGAGGTGGTTGTTCAGGATGGTTCAGGCAACACCGTGCACCGACCACCTCCTGCTGCAGGATTGGTTGCGCGGTTGGCGAGGCTGTCCGCCTGGATCAACCGGCCCGCTGCCTCGATTCTGGACAAAAATTATCTGCATCCACTGATCAAGGCCGTGACGCTGCATTTCGCCATGGGTTATGAACATCCATTTCGCGACGGTAACGGGCGGGTCGCGAGAGCCTTGTTTTACTGGTTCATGTTCAAACATGAGTTCGCGGCGTTTCGCTACATTGCGATCAGTCTGCTGCTGCGCAATGCACCGGTGAAATACGGACGCTCCTACCTACACACCGAGGCGGATGAGCTGGATCTGACTTATTTCATCGAGTTTCAATGCGCGGTAATTTTGCGAGCCGTGGTCGGTTTTACAACTGTGTACCGCAAGAGTCTGGCTGATACTCAGGACTTTGAGCGCTGGCTGACGAGCTCTGGCGTAATTGCCCAACTGACGGAACGGCAGCGCGCGTTGTATCAAGTGGCTAAAAGCGGGGAGGCGAAGGAGTTTACGGCGAGCAATGTCGCGGAAAATTTTTCCTGCTCGGGTAGCGAGGCGGCGTCGATTCTGGAAGGGCTGGAGCAGTTGCAGATATTCGTCAAAAGAACGTTGGGCAGGGAGACGGTGTTCTTTTTGCGGGGGCTTTTAGGAGGAGAAGAACATCGGGGCGAATTAATTCGCCCCGGTGTGATGACGTCCTAA
- a CDS encoding SufE family protein: MSLPVEAAEALQIFQNAAGWEQRARLLMQFGDRLPALDDTEKCEANRVHGCESQVWLVGDLRDGHWQFKASSDARMIRGLVALLLLRVNGLSAAELQQVDLPEWFNQLGLSRQLSPSRSNGLNAVLQRMNELAG; this comes from the coding sequence ATGAGCCTGCCGGTGGAAGCGGCAGAGGCGCTGCAGATCTTTCAGAACGCGGCTGGCTGGGAACAGCGGGCGCGGCTGCTGATGCAGTTTGGCGATCGCTTGCCGGCGTTGGATGACACTGAAAAGTGCGAGGCCAATCGGGTGCATGGTTGTGAGAGCCAGGTGTGGCTGGTCGGTGATTTGCGCGACGGTCATTGGCAGTTCAAGGCGAGCAGCGATGCGCGGATGATTCGCGGATTGGTGGCGTTGTTGCTGTTGCGGGTCAACGGGTTGTCGGCGGCGGAGTTGCAGCAGGTGGATTTGCCGGAGTGGTTCAATCAGTTGGGCTTGTCGCGGCAGCTGTCGCCTTCGCGCAGCAATGGCCTGAATGCGGTGCTCCAGCGGATGAATGAGTTGGCAGGCTGA
- a CDS encoding cold-shock protein has product MATRETGNVKWFNDAKGYGFIQRDDGVDVFVHYRAIRGEGHRSLTEGQQVEYAVITGEKGLQAEDVVGL; this is encoded by the coding sequence ATGGCAACACGCGAAACCGGCAACGTGAAGTGGTTCAACGACGCCAAAGGCTACGGCTTTATCCAGCGCGACGACGGCGTGGACGTGTTCGTGCACTACCGCGCGATACGCGGCGAAGGGCATCGTTCGCTGACTGAAGGCCAGCAGGTCGAATACGCGGTGATTACTGGCGAGAAGGGATTGCAGGCTGAGGATGTTGTAGGCCTGTAA
- the dapD gene encoding 2,3,4,5-tetrahydropyridine-2,6-dicarboxylate N-succinyltransferase: MSNSLFSIAFGVGTQNRQGAWLEVFYAQPLLNPSAELVAAVAPILGYTEGNQAITFTTAQAAQLAEAVKGIDAVQGKLLTRLAESHKPLVATLLAEDAQLTSTPEAYLKLHLLSHRLVKPHGVSLAGIFPLLPNVAWTSQGAIDLSELAEMQLEARLRGELLEVFSVDKFPKMTDYVVPAGVRIADAARLRLGAYVGEGTTVMHEGFINFNAGTEGPGMIEGRVSAGVFVGKGSDLGGGCSTMGTLSGGGNIVIKVGEGCLIGANAGIGIPLGDRNTVESGLYVTAGTKVALLDENNNLVKVVKARELAGQTDLLFRRNSETGAVECKTHKSAIELNEALHAHN; encoded by the coding sequence ATGTCCAATTCCCTGTTCAGCATCGCCTTTGGTGTCGGCACCCAGAACCGTCAAGGCGCATGGCTGGAAGTGTTCTACGCCCAGCCACTGCTCAATCCTTCGGCCGAACTGGTCGCGGCTGTTGCACCGATCCTCGGTTACACCGAAGGCAACCAGGCCATCACCTTCACCACCGCCCAGGCTGCGCAACTGGCTGAAGCCGTCAAAGGCATCGACGCCGTGCAAGGCAAGCTCCTGACCCGCCTGGCCGAAAGCCACAAGCCGCTGGTCGCCACTTTGCTGGCCGAAGACGCGCAACTGACCTCCACGCCTGAGGCCTACCTCAAGCTGCATCTGCTGTCGCACCGTCTGGTCAAGCCGCACGGCGTCAGCCTCGCCGGTATCTTCCCGCTGCTGCCGAACGTGGCGTGGACCAGCCAGGGCGCGATCGACCTGAGCGAACTGGCGGAAATGCAACTCGAAGCACGCCTGCGCGGCGAGCTGCTGGAAGTGTTCTCGGTGGACAAGTTCCCGAAAATGACCGACTACGTAGTACCGGCCGGCGTGCGTATCGCTGATGCGGCACGTCTGCGTCTGGGCGCTTATGTCGGCGAAGGCACCACCGTCATGCACGAAGGTTTCATCAACTTCAACGCCGGCACCGAAGGCCCGGGCATGATCGAAGGCCGCGTTTCCGCTGGCGTCTTCGTCGGCAAGGGTTCGGACCTGGGCGGCGGTTGCTCGACCATGGGCACCCTGTCGGGCGGCGGCAACATCGTGATCAAGGTCGGCGAAGGCTGCCTGATCGGCGCCAACGCCGGCATCGGCATTCCGCTGGGCGACCGCAACACTGTGGAATCGGGCCTGTACGTGACCGCTGGCACCAAGGTTGCGCTGCTCGACGAAAACAACAATCTGGTCAAGGTGGTGAAGGCGCGTGAATTGGCCGGTCAGACTGACCTGCTGTTCCGTCGCAATTCGGAAACCGGTGCTGTGGAGTGCAAAACCCACAAATCGGCGATCGAACTGAACGAAGCGCTGCACGCTCACAACTAA
- a CDS encoding DUF4197 domain-containing protein, protein MRRPTLRFAAACAGLLISANALALSLNDLSQQDATGGLKDALTQGAQIAVKQLGTPGGFSNNPEVKIELPGKLGKAASKMKAFGMGAQVEELETAMNKAAESAVTQAQPILVDAVKKMSVADAKGILSGGNDSATQYLNKSSREQIRAKFLPIVKQATDKVGVAQKYNAFAGQAAAFGVVDAKSANVESYVTEQALNGLFEMIGKQEETIRQNPAAAATSLAKKVFGTL, encoded by the coding sequence ATGCGCCGCCCTACCCTTCGCTTCGCCGCCGCCTGCGCCGGCCTGCTGATCTCCGCCAACGCCTTGGCACTGTCGCTCAACGACCTGTCCCAGCAAGACGCCACCGGCGGCCTAAAGGACGCCCTGACCCAAGGCGCCCAGATCGCCGTGAAACAACTCGGCACCCCGGGCGGCTTCAGCAACAACCCCGAAGTGAAAATCGAACTGCCGGGCAAACTCGGCAAAGCCGCCAGCAAAATGAAAGCCTTCGGCATGGGCGCCCAGGTCGAAGAACTGGAAACCGCGATGAACAAAGCCGCCGAATCCGCAGTGACCCAGGCCCAGCCCATCCTCGTCGACGCGGTGAAGAAAATGAGCGTCGCCGACGCCAAAGGCATCCTCAGCGGCGGCAATGATTCCGCTACCCAGTACCTGAACAAATCCAGCCGCGAACAGATCCGCGCGAAATTCCTGCCCATCGTCAAACAAGCCACCGACAAGGTCGGCGTCGCGCAGAAATACAACGCTTTTGCAGGTCAAGCTGCGGCCTTCGGCGTAGTCGATGCGAAGAGCGCGAACGTTGAGAGCTACGTTACTGAACAGGCACTCAATGGTTTGTTCGAGATGATCGGCAAACAGGAAGAGACGATACGTCAGAACCCGGCCGCTGCTGCGACGAGTCTGGCGAAGAAGGTGTTTGGTACGCTTTAG